A DNA window from Helianthus annuus cultivar XRQ/B chromosome 15, HanXRQr2.0-SUNRISE, whole genome shotgun sequence contains the following coding sequences:
- the LOC110910597 gene encoding sodium/hydrogen exchanger 8-like, with amino-acid sequence MATEGESSNPTDAVLFVGISLVLGIASRHVLRGTRVPYTVALLVIGIGLGSLEYGTSHRLGKVGDGIRIWANIDPDLLLAVFLPALLFESSFSMEVHQIKKCMAQMVLLAGPGVLISTFILGAALKLIFPYNWSWKTSLLLGGLLSATDPVAVVALLKELGASKKLSTIIEGESLMNDGTAIVVYTLFFRMVTGSTFSWGTIIKFLLQVSLGAVGMGIAFGLVSYLWLGFIFNDTVIEITLTLAVSYLAYFVSQEGADISGVLTVMTLGMFYAAVARTAFKGEGQQSLHHFWEMVAYIANTLIFILSGVVIAEGILGGDSILKHEENVWGYLILLYVLLQVSRAIVVGSLYPLLSYCGYGLDWKEATVLVWSGLRGAVALSLSLSVKQSSDTSSYISRETGTLFVFFTGGIVFLTLIINGSTTQFVLRMLQMDKLSAAKTRILEYTKYEMMSKALEAFGDLVDDEELGPADWSTVKKYITSLQDSEGERMHPHTALEDDNNVDHMHLSDIRIRFLNGVQAAYWVMLEQGRITQFTANILMQSVDEALDLVSSQPLCDWNGLKANVRFPNYYKFLQSTTIPRKLVTYFTVERLESACYISAAFLRAHRIARQQLHDFIGDSEIALAIINESETEGEEAKKFLEDVRTTFPQVLRVLKTRQVTYSVLNHLIEYVQDLEKSGLLEEKELVHIHDGVQTDLKKLLRNPPLVKIPKAHDLISANPLLGALPSTVREKIAGSTKETMKLRAVTLYREDSKANGVWLISNGVVKWDSTKIKKRYSLHPTFAHGSTLGLYEVLTGKRYMCDIITDSVVLGFFIEAEKILSVLGTDDAVDDFLWQESSIILSKLLVPQIFEKMTMHDLRTLVAERSTMNTYISGESFDLPQNMIGLLLEGFIKTQGTLELITAPAALFPSYGDRSFRVSEIAAAGSFCHHATSYVVETRSRVMMFEISGFEGTRTLQRRASSLISHGGGGDNPSPAREHSGLMSWPQGPFKSRQHSSAIDNNLSARAMQLSMYGSMISNERHSPHNGGVKRSEKPSHSKSYPRVPPTEKPSHSKSYPRVPPTERRGLLSVRSEGSTTVRKTVNVGSESLVAPDNRNDGHEMDYSSDESGGEDEHIVRIDSPSTLSFRAP; translated from the exons ATGGCGACGGAGGGTGAATCGTCGAATCCGACGGACGCGGTGTTGTTCGTGGGGATTTCGTTGGTGTTGGGGATCGCATCCAGACATGTGCTAAGAGGAACTAGGGTTCCGTATACAGTTGCTCTGCTTGTTATTGGTATCGGCTTGGGATCATTAG AATATGGAACAAGCCATCGATTAGGAAAGGTTGGCGATGGAATTCGGATCT GGGCAAATATTGATCCTGATCTTCTGTTAGCTGTTTTTCTCCCTGCTCTTCTTTTTGAAAGTTCATTTTCAATGGAGGTGCACCAGATAAAG AAATGTATGGCTCAAATGGTACTTCTTGCCGGGCCTGGGGTTCTAATATCCACATTCATTCTCGGCGCAGCATTGAAG TTAATTTTTCCATATAACTGGAGTTGGAAAACATCATTGCTTCTTGGAGGACTTTTAAGCGCTACCGATCCTGTTGCCGTAGTTGCATTGTTAAAAGAGCTCGGGGCAAGCAAAAAACTGAGTACGATTATCGAAGGAGAATCATTAATGAATGACGG GACGGCAATCGTTGTGTATACACTTTTTTTCCGAATGGTAACGGGATCGACGTTCAGCTGGGGTACCATCATCAAGTTCTTGTTGCAAGTATCTCTTGGAGC TGTAGGAATGGGTATCGCGTTTGGTCTGGTGTCTTATTTGTGGCTTGGGTTTATATTCAACGATACTGTGATAGAAATTACATTGACTCTTGCTGTGAGCTACCTTGCTTACTTCGTG TCTCAAGAAGGTGCTGATATATCTGGAGTATTAACAGTGATGACGTTGGGAAT GTTCTATGCTGCTGTTGCTAGAACGGCTTTCAAAGGTGAAGGGCAACAAAGCTTGCATCATTTCTG GGAAATGGTGGCATATATCGCTAATACACTGATCTTCATCTTGAG TGGAGTAGTGATAGCGGAAGGTATACTCGGAGGTGACAGTATTCTTAAACACGAGG AAAATGTGTGGGGGTATCTCATCCTCCTATACGTGCTGCTACAAGTTTCACGGGCCATAGTGGTTGGGTCATTATATCCCTTGCTCAGTTATTGCGGTTACGGCTTGGACTGGAAAGAAGCTACTGTACTTGTGTGGTCCGGTTTGAGAGGTGCTGTCGCGTTGTCACTTTCTCTGTCGGTTAAG CAATCTAGTGACACATCATCATACATAAGTCGTGAAACAGGAACCCTG TTTGTGTTCTTCACCGGCGGAATTGTGTTTCTAACACTCATTATAAACGGGTCAACTACTCAATTTGTTTTGCGGATGCTACAAATGGATAAGCTGTCAGCAGCTAAG ACACGTATACTGGAGTACACCAAGTATGAAATGATGAGTAAAGCGCTAGAAGCTTTCGGTGATCTTGTAGATGATGAGGAATTAGGACCTGCTGATTGGTCTACCGTCAAGAAATACATCACAAGCTTGCAAGACTCTGAAGGAGAGCGTATGCACCCTCATACTGCATTAGAGGATGACAACAATGTGGACCACATGCATCTATCAGATATTCGTATACGTTTTTTAAACG gTGTACAAGCTGCTTATTGGGTGATGCTAGAGCAAGGTAGGATCACACAGTTTACCGCAAACATTTTGATGCAATCCGTGGATGAAGCGCTTGATTTGGTGTCGTCACAACCGCTATGTGATTGGAATGGGTTAAAAGCTAATGTTCGTTTCCCTAATTATTATAAGTTTCTGCAATCAACCACGATTCCACGCAAGCTTGTAACTTACTTCACAGTTGAAAGGTTGGAATCTGCATGTTACATTTCGGCTGCTTTTCTCCGTGCCCATAGAATTGCGCGACAGCAACTACACGACTTTATTG GGGATAGTGAAATTGCATTGGCAATAATTAACGAGAGTGAGACCGAAGGAGAGGAAGCAAAAAAGTTTCTGGAAGACGTTCGCACTACTTTTCCACAG GTTTTACGTGTTTTGAAAACAAGGCAAGTGACATATTCGGTGCTCAATCATCTAATCGAATACGTTCAAGATCTCGAGAAGTCTGGATTATTAGAGGAGAAGGAATTGGTTCATATTCATGATGGTGTCCAG ACCGACTTGAAGAAACTTTTAAGAAATCCTCCGTTAGTTAAGATTCCCAAAGCGCATGATCTAATTAGCGCCAATCCGCTACTGGGAGCCCTTCCATCAACCGTGCGTGAGAAAATCGCGGGGTCCACCAAGGAGACGATGAAACTACGCGCAGTGACTCTATACCGCGAGGACTCCAAAGCAAACGGCGTCTGGCTGATATCTAACGGTGTCGTAAAG TGGGATAGCACGAAAATCAAAAAAAGGTATTCCTTGCATCCAACATTCGCACACGGAAGTACTCTGGGCTTATACGAGGTCCTGACCGGAAAGCGTTACATGTGTGACATTATTACGGATTCTGTGGTTCTTGGTTTCTTCATTGAAGCCGAAAAGATACTGTCGGTGCTCGGAACCGATGATGCAGTTGATGACTTTTTGTGGCAG GAAAGCTCAATCATACTCTCGAAACTCTTGGTCCCGCAAATCTTTGAGAAAATGACGATGCATGACCTACGGACCCTTGTGGCAGAAAGATCAACTATGAACACATATATAAGCGGAGAGAGTTTTGATTTGCCTCAGAATATGATCGGTCTGTTATTAGAAGGATTCATTAAAACGCAGGGTACATTAGAACTTATTACCGCACCAGCTGCACTATTCCCGTCATATGGCGACCGCAGTTTCCGAGTGTCAGAAATAGCAGCAG CCGGAAGCTTTTGTCACCATGCAACCTCGTACGTAGTTGAGACAAGGTCACGGGTGATGATGTTTGAGATTAGTGGATTTGAAGGAACTAGAACCCTTCAGAGGAGGGCGTCTTCGTTAATATCACATGGCGGGGGAGGGGATAACCCGTCCCCGGCCCGGGAACATAGCGGTCTAATGAGTTGGCCACAGGGCCCGTTTAAGTCCAGGCAACATTCCAGTGCGATTGATAACAACTTATCTGCACGCGCAATGCAACTAAGCATGTATGGCAGCATG ATATCCAACGAAAGACATAGCCCGCATAACGGAGGGGTGAAACGATCTGAGAAGCCATCACACAGCAAGTCTTATCCAAGGGTCCCACCAACGGAGAAGCCATCACATAGCAAGTCTTATCCAAGGGTCCCACCAACCGAGAGGCGGGGCCTGCTTTCTGTGAGATCAGAAGGGTCTACTACAGTGAGAAAAACGGTGAACGTGGGAAGTGAATCTCTTGTAGCCCCGGACAACAGAAATGATGGTCATGAAATGGATTACTCGAGTGACGAGTCTGGTGGTGAGGATGAACATATTGTCAGAATCGACTCACCGAGTACACTCTCGTTCCGAGCTCCgtaa
- the LOC110910600 gene encoding uncharacterized protein LOC110910600 isoform X3 produces the protein MASKAYFLFAHLIVYLLATKTLITYVNAAGGPCGKTPIQSAALSLSPCLTAGGNAKVKVPPMCCTKVNALINTAPKCLCAVLLSPLAIKAGIKPAIAISIPKRCNIKRRPVGKKCGRYIVP, from the exons ATGGCATCCAAGGCATATTTTCTCTTTGCACATTTGATTGTGTACTTGTTAGCTACAAAGACTTTGATCACATATGTTAATGCCGCAGGCGGCCCATGTGGAAAAACGCCTATTCAGTCAGCTGCCCTTAGCTTGAGCCCGTGTTTGACTGCGGGCGGGAATGCTAAAGTTAAGGTGCCACCCATGTGTTGTACCAAAGTTAACGCTTTGATCAATACCGCACCCAAGTGTCTATGTGCGGTATTGCTCTCACCGTTGGCTATAAAGGCTGGGATCAAGCCTGCAATCGCAATAAGCATCCCTAAGCGATGTAACATCAAAAGGAGGCCAGTCGGAAAGAAGTGTGGAA GGTACATTGTGCCATGA
- the LOC110910599 gene encoding sodium/hydrogen exchanger 7-like isoform X2 — MEVHQIKKCMAQMVLLAGPGVLISTFILGAALKLIFPYNWSWKTSLLLGGLLSATDPVAVVALLKELGASKKLSTIIEGESLMNDGTAIVVYTLFFRMVTGSTFSWGTIIKFLSQVSLGAVGMGIAFGLVSYLWLGFIFNDTVIEITLTLAVSYLAYFVSQEGADISGVLTVMTLGMFYAAVARTAFKGEGQQSLHHFWEMVAYIANTLIFILSGVVIAEGILGGDSILKHEENVWGYLILLYVLLQLSRAIVVGSLYPLLSYCGYGLDWKEATVLVWSGLRGAVALSLSLSVKQSSDTSSYISRETGTLFVFFTGGIVFLTLIINGSTTQFVLRMLQMDKLSAAKTRILEYTKYEMMSKALEAFGDLVDDEELGPADWSTVKKYITSLQDSEGERMHPHTSLEDGNNVDHMHLSDIRIRFLNGVQAAYWVMLEQGRITQFTANILMQSVDEALDLVSSQPLCDWNGLKANVRFPNYYKFLQSTTIPRKLVTYFTVERLESACYISAAFLRAHRIARQQLHDFIGDSEIALAIINESETEGEEAKKFLEDVRTTFPQVLRVLKTRQVTYSVLNHLIEYVQDLEKSGLLEEKELVHIHDGVQTDLKKLLRNPPLVKIPKAHDLISANPLLGALPSTVREKIAGSTKETMKLRAVTLYREDSKANGVWLISNGVVKWDSTKIKKRYSLHPTFAHGSTLGLYEVLTGKRYMCDIITDSVVLGFFIEAEKILSVLGTDDAVDDFLWQESSIILSKLLVPQIFEKMTMHDLRTLVAERSTMNTYISGESFDLPQNMIGLLLEGFIKTQGTLELITAPAALFPSYGDRSFRVSEIAAAGSFCHHATSYVVETRSRVMMFEISGFEGTRTLQRRASSLISHGGAGDNPSPAREHSGLMSWPQGPFKSRQHSSAIDNNLSARAMQLSMYGSMISNERHSPHNGGAKRSEKPSHSKSYPRVPPTEKPSHSKSYPRVPPTERRGLLSVRSEGSTTVRKTVNVGSESLVVPDNRNDGHEMDYSSDESGGEDEHIVRIDSPSTLSFRAP; from the exons ATGGAGGTGCACCAGATAAAG AAATGTATGGCTCAAATGGTACTTCTTGCCGGGCCTGGGGTTCTAATATCCACATTCATTCTCGGCGCAGCATTGAAG TTAATTTTTCCATATAACTGGAGTTGGAAAACATCATTGCTTCTTGGAGGACTTTTAAGCGCTACCGATCCTGTTGCCGTAGTTGCATTGTTAAAAGAGCTCGGTGCAAGCAAAAAACTGAGTACGATTATCGAAGGAGAATCATTAATGAATGACGG GACGGCAATCGTTGTGTATACACTTTTTTTCCGAATGGTAACGGGATCGACGTTCAGCTGGGGTACCATCATCAAGTTCTTGTCGCAAGTATCTCTTGGAGC TGTAGGAATGGGTATCGCGTTTGGTCTGGTGTCTTACTTGTGGCTCGGGTTTATATTCAACGATACTGTGATAGAAATTACATTGACTCTTGCTGTGAGCTACCTTGCTTACTTCGTG TCTCAAGAAGGTGCTGATATATCTGGAGTATTAACAGTGATGACGTTGGGAAT GTTCTATGCTGCTGTTGCTAGAACGGCTTTCAAAGGTGAAGGGCAACAAAGCTTGCATCATTTCTg GGAAATGGTGGCATATATCGCTAATACACTGATCTTCATCTTGAG TGGAGTAGTGATAGCTGAAGGTATACTCGGAGGTGACAGTATACTTAAACACGAGG AAAATGTGTGGGGGTATCTCATCCTCCTATACGTGCTGCTACAACTCTCACGGGCCATAGTGGTTGGGTCATTATATCCCTTGCTCAGTTATTGCGGTTACGGCTTGGACTGGAAAGAAGCTACTGTACTTGTGTGGTCCGGTTTGAGAGGCGCTGTCGCGTTGTCACTTTCTCTGTCGGTTAAG CAATCTAGTGACACGTCATCATACATAAGTCGTGAAACAGGAACCCTG TTTGTGTTCTTCACCGGCGGAATTGTGTTTCTAACACTCATTATAAACGGGTCAACTACTCAATTTGTTTTGCGGATGCTACAAATGGATAAGCTGTCAGCAGCTAAG ACGCGTATACTGGAGTACACCAAGTATGAAATGATGAGCAAAGCGCTAGAAGCTTTCGGTGATCTTGTAGATGATGAGGAATTAGGACCTGCTGATTGGTCTACCGTCAAGAAATACATCACAAGCTTGCAAGACTCTGAAGGAGAGCGTATGCACCCTCATACTTCATTAGAGGATGGCAACAATGTGGACCACATGCATCTATCAGATATACGTATACGTTTTTTAAACG gtGTACAAGCTGCTTATTGGGTGATGCTAGAGCAAGGTAGGATCACACAGTTTACCGCAAACATTTTGATGCAATCCGTGGATGAAGCGCTTGATTTGGTGTCGTCACAACCGCTATGTGATTGGAATGGGTTAAAAGCTAATGTTCGTTTCCCTAATTATTATAAGTTTCTGCAATCAACCACGATTCCACGCAAGCTTGTAACTTACTTCACAGTTGAAAGGTTGGAATCTGCATGTTACATTTCGGCTGCTTTTCTCCGTGCCCATAGAATTGCGCGACAGCAACTACACGACTTTATTG GGGATAGTGAAATTGCATTGGCAATAATTAACGAGAGTGAGACCGAAGGAGAGGAAGCAAAAAAGTTTCTGGAAGACGTTCGCACTACTTTTCCACAG GTTTTACGTGTTTTGAAAACAAGGCAAGTGACATATTCGGTGCTCAATCATCTAATCGAATACGTTCAAGATCTCGAGAAGTCTGGATTATTAGAGGAGAAGGAATTGGTTCATATTCATGATGGTGTCCAG ACCGACTTGAAGAAACTTTTAAGAAATCCTCCGTTAGTTAAGATTCCCAAAGCGCATGATTTAATTAGCGCCAATCCGCTACTGGGAGCCCTTCCATCAACCGTGCGTGAGAAAATCGCGGGGTCCACCAAGGAGACGATGAAACTACGCGCAGTGACTCTATACCGCGAGGACTCCAAAGCAAACGGCGTCTGGCTGATATCTAACGGTGTCGTAAAG TGGGATAGCACGAAAATCAAAAAAAGGTATTCGTTGCATCCAACGTTCGCACACGGAAGTACTCTGGGCTTATACGAGGTCCTGACCGGAAAGCGTTACATGTGTGACATTATTACTGATTCTGTGGTTCTTGGTTTCTTCATTGAAGCCGAAAAGATATTGTCGGTGCTCGGAACCGATGATGCAGTTGATGACTTTTTGTGGCAG GAAAGCTCAATCATACTCTCGAAACTCTTGGTCCCGCAAATCTTTGAGAAAATGACGATGCATGACCTACGGACTCTTGTGGCAGAAAGATCAACTATGAACACGTATATAAGCGGAGAGAGTTTTGATTTGCCTCAGAATATGATCGGTCTGTTATTAGAAGGATTCATTAAAACGCAGGGTACGTTAGAACTTATTACCGCACCAGCTGCACTATTCCCGTCATATGGCGACCGCAGTTTCCGAGTGTCAGAAATAGCAGCAG CCGGAAGCTTTTGTCACCATGCAACCTCGTACGTAGTTGAGACAAGGTCACGGGTGATGATGTTTGAGATTAGTGGATTTGAAGGAACTAGAACCCTTCAGAGGAGGGCGTCTTCGTTAATATCACATGGCGGGGCGGGGGATAACCCGTCCCCGGCCCGGGAACATAGCGGTCTAATGAGTTGGCCACAAGGCCCTTTTAAGTCCAGGCAACATTCCAGTGCGATTGATAACAACTTATCTGCACGCGCAATGCAACTAAGCATGTACGGCAGCATG ATATCCAACGAAAGACACAGCCCGCATAACGGAGGGGCGAAACGATCTGAGAAGCCATCACACAGCAAGTCTTATCCAAGGGTCCCACCAACCGAGAAGCCATCACATAGCAAGTCTTATCCAAGGGTCCCACCAACCGAGAGGCGGGGCCTGCTTTCTGTGAGATCAGAAGGGTCTACTACAGTGAGAAAAACGGTGAACGTGGGAAGTGAATCTCTTGTAGTCCCGGACAACAGAAATGATGGTCATGAAATGGATTACTCGAGTGACGAGTCTGGTGGTGAGGATGAACATATTGTCAGAATCGACTCACCGAGTACACTCTCGTTCCGAGCTCCGTAA
- the LOC110910600 gene encoding lipid transfer-like protein VAS isoform X1 — MASKAYFLFAHMIVYLLATKTLITNVNAAGGPCGKTPIQSAALSLSPCLTAGGNAKAKVPPMCCTKVNALINTAPKCLCAVLLSPLAIKAGIKPAIAISIPKRCNIKRRPVGKKCGRYIVP; from the exons ATGGCATCCAAG GCATATTTTCTCTTTGCACATATGATTGTGTACTTGTTAGCTACAAAGACTTTGATCACAAATGTTAATGCCGCAGGCGGCCCATGTGGAAAAACGCCTATTCAGTCAGCTGCCCTTAGCTTGAGCCCGTGTTTGACTGCGGGCGGGAATGCTAAAGCTAAGGTGCCACCCATGTGTTGTACCAAAGTTAACGCTTTGATCAATACCGCACCCAAGTGCCTATGTGCGGTATTGCTCTCACCGTTGGCTATAAAGGCTGGGATCAAGCCTGCAATCGCAATAAGCATCCCTAAGCGATGTAACATCAAAAGGAGGCCAGTTGGAAAGAAGTGTGGAA GGTACATTGTGCCATGA
- the LOC110910599 gene encoding sodium/hydrogen exchanger 8-like isoform X1, with amino-acid sequence MATEGESSNPTDAVLFVGISLVLGIASRHVLRGTRVPYTVALLVIGIGLGSLEYGTSHRLGKVGDGIRIWANIDPDLLLAVFLPALLFESSFSMEVHQIKKCMAQMVLLAGPGVLISTFILGAALKLIFPYNWSWKTSLLLGGLLSATDPVAVVALLKELGASKKLSTIIEGESLMNDGTAIVVYTLFFRMVTGSTFSWGTIIKFLSQVSLGAVGMGIAFGLVSYLWLGFIFNDTVIEITLTLAVSYLAYFVSQEGADISGVLTVMTLGMFYAAVARTAFKGEGQQSLHHFWEMVAYIANTLIFILSGVVIAEGILGGDSILKHEENVWGYLILLYVLLQLSRAIVVGSLYPLLSYCGYGLDWKEATVLVWSGLRGAVALSLSLSVKQSSDTSSYISRETGTLFVFFTGGIVFLTLIINGSTTQFVLRMLQMDKLSAAKTRILEYTKYEMMSKALEAFGDLVDDEELGPADWSTVKKYITSLQDSEGERMHPHTSLEDGNNVDHMHLSDIRIRFLNGVQAAYWVMLEQGRITQFTANILMQSVDEALDLVSSQPLCDWNGLKANVRFPNYYKFLQSTTIPRKLVTYFTVERLESACYISAAFLRAHRIARQQLHDFIGDSEIALAIINESETEGEEAKKFLEDVRTTFPQVLRVLKTRQVTYSVLNHLIEYVQDLEKSGLLEEKELVHIHDGVQTDLKKLLRNPPLVKIPKAHDLISANPLLGALPSTVREKIAGSTKETMKLRAVTLYREDSKANGVWLISNGVVKWDSTKIKKRYSLHPTFAHGSTLGLYEVLTGKRYMCDIITDSVVLGFFIEAEKILSVLGTDDAVDDFLWQESSIILSKLLVPQIFEKMTMHDLRTLVAERSTMNTYISGESFDLPQNMIGLLLEGFIKTQGTLELITAPAALFPSYGDRSFRVSEIAAAGSFCHHATSYVVETRSRVMMFEISGFEGTRTLQRRASSLISHGGAGDNPSPAREHSGLMSWPQGPFKSRQHSSAIDNNLSARAMQLSMYGSMISNERHSPHNGGAKRSEKPSHSKSYPRVPPTEKPSHSKSYPRVPPTERRGLLSVRSEGSTTVRKTVNVGSESLVVPDNRNDGHEMDYSSDESGGEDEHIVRIDSPSTLSFRAP; translated from the exons AATATGGAACAAGCCATCGATTAGGAAAGGTTGGCGATGGAATTCGGATTT GGGCAAATATTGATCCTGATCTTCTGTTAGCTGTTTTTCTCCCTGCTCTTCTTTTTGAAAGTTCATTTTCAATGGAGGTGCACCAGATAAAG AAATGTATGGCTCAAATGGTACTTCTTGCCGGGCCTGGGGTTCTAATATCCACATTCATTCTCGGCGCAGCATTGAAG TTAATTTTTCCATATAACTGGAGTTGGAAAACATCATTGCTTCTTGGAGGACTTTTAAGCGCTACCGATCCTGTTGCCGTAGTTGCATTGTTAAAAGAGCTCGGTGCAAGCAAAAAACTGAGTACGATTATCGAAGGAGAATCATTAATGAATGACGG GACGGCAATCGTTGTGTATACACTTTTTTTCCGAATGGTAACGGGATCGACGTTCAGCTGGGGTACCATCATCAAGTTCTTGTCGCAAGTATCTCTTGGAGC TGTAGGAATGGGTATCGCGTTTGGTCTGGTGTCTTACTTGTGGCTCGGGTTTATATTCAACGATACTGTGATAGAAATTACATTGACTCTTGCTGTGAGCTACCTTGCTTACTTCGTG TCTCAAGAAGGTGCTGATATATCTGGAGTATTAACAGTGATGACGTTGGGAAT GTTCTATGCTGCTGTTGCTAGAACGGCTTTCAAAGGTGAAGGGCAACAAAGCTTGCATCATTTCTg GGAAATGGTGGCATATATCGCTAATACACTGATCTTCATCTTGAG TGGAGTAGTGATAGCTGAAGGTATACTCGGAGGTGACAGTATACTTAAACACGAGG AAAATGTGTGGGGGTATCTCATCCTCCTATACGTGCTGCTACAACTCTCACGGGCCATAGTGGTTGGGTCATTATATCCCTTGCTCAGTTATTGCGGTTACGGCTTGGACTGGAAAGAAGCTACTGTACTTGTGTGGTCCGGTTTGAGAGGCGCTGTCGCGTTGTCACTTTCTCTGTCGGTTAAG CAATCTAGTGACACGTCATCATACATAAGTCGTGAAACAGGAACCCTG TTTGTGTTCTTCACCGGCGGAATTGTGTTTCTAACACTCATTATAAACGGGTCAACTACTCAATTTGTTTTGCGGATGCTACAAATGGATAAGCTGTCAGCAGCTAAG ACGCGTATACTGGAGTACACCAAGTATGAAATGATGAGCAAAGCGCTAGAAGCTTTCGGTGATCTTGTAGATGATGAGGAATTAGGACCTGCTGATTGGTCTACCGTCAAGAAATACATCACAAGCTTGCAAGACTCTGAAGGAGAGCGTATGCACCCTCATACTTCATTAGAGGATGGCAACAATGTGGACCACATGCATCTATCAGATATACGTATACGTTTTTTAAACG gtGTACAAGCTGCTTATTGGGTGATGCTAGAGCAAGGTAGGATCACACAGTTTACCGCAAACATTTTGATGCAATCCGTGGATGAAGCGCTTGATTTGGTGTCGTCACAACCGCTATGTGATTGGAATGGGTTAAAAGCTAATGTTCGTTTCCCTAATTATTATAAGTTTCTGCAATCAACCACGATTCCACGCAAGCTTGTAACTTACTTCACAGTTGAAAGGTTGGAATCTGCATGTTACATTTCGGCTGCTTTTCTCCGTGCCCATAGAATTGCGCGACAGCAACTACACGACTTTATTG GGGATAGTGAAATTGCATTGGCAATAATTAACGAGAGTGAGACCGAAGGAGAGGAAGCAAAAAAGTTTCTGGAAGACGTTCGCACTACTTTTCCACAG GTTTTACGTGTTTTGAAAACAAGGCAAGTGACATATTCGGTGCTCAATCATCTAATCGAATACGTTCAAGATCTCGAGAAGTCTGGATTATTAGAGGAGAAGGAATTGGTTCATATTCATGATGGTGTCCAG ACCGACTTGAAGAAACTTTTAAGAAATCCTCCGTTAGTTAAGATTCCCAAAGCGCATGATTTAATTAGCGCCAATCCGCTACTGGGAGCCCTTCCATCAACCGTGCGTGAGAAAATCGCGGGGTCCACCAAGGAGACGATGAAACTACGCGCAGTGACTCTATACCGCGAGGACTCCAAAGCAAACGGCGTCTGGCTGATATCTAACGGTGTCGTAAAG TGGGATAGCACGAAAATCAAAAAAAGGTATTCGTTGCATCCAACGTTCGCACACGGAAGTACTCTGGGCTTATACGAGGTCCTGACCGGAAAGCGTTACATGTGTGACATTATTACTGATTCTGTGGTTCTTGGTTTCTTCATTGAAGCCGAAAAGATATTGTCGGTGCTCGGAACCGATGATGCAGTTGATGACTTTTTGTGGCAG GAAAGCTCAATCATACTCTCGAAACTCTTGGTCCCGCAAATCTTTGAGAAAATGACGATGCATGACCTACGGACTCTTGTGGCAGAAAGATCAACTATGAACACGTATATAAGCGGAGAGAGTTTTGATTTGCCTCAGAATATGATCGGTCTGTTATTAGAAGGATTCATTAAAACGCAGGGTACGTTAGAACTTATTACCGCACCAGCTGCACTATTCCCGTCATATGGCGACCGCAGTTTCCGAGTGTCAGAAATAGCAGCAG CCGGAAGCTTTTGTCACCATGCAACCTCGTACGTAGTTGAGACAAGGTCACGGGTGATGATGTTTGAGATTAGTGGATTTGAAGGAACTAGAACCCTTCAGAGGAGGGCGTCTTCGTTAATATCACATGGCGGGGCGGGGGATAACCCGTCCCCGGCCCGGGAACATAGCGGTCTAATGAGTTGGCCACAAGGCCCTTTTAAGTCCAGGCAACATTCCAGTGCGATTGATAACAACTTATCTGCACGCGCAATGCAACTAAGCATGTACGGCAGCATG ATATCCAACGAAAGACACAGCCCGCATAACGGAGGGGCGAAACGATCTGAGAAGCCATCACACAGCAAGTCTTATCCAAGGGTCCCACCAACCGAGAAGCCATCACATAGCAAGTCTTATCCAAGGGTCCCACCAACCGAGAGGCGGGGCCTGCTTTCTGTGAGATCAGAAGGGTCTACTACAGTGAGAAAAACGGTGAACGTGGGAAGTGAATCTCTTGTAGTCCCGGACAACAGAAATGATGGTCATGAAATGGATTACTCGAGTGACGAGTCTGGTGGTGAGGATGAACATATTGTCAGAATCGACTCACCGAGTACACTCTCGTTCCGAGCTCCGTAA